In Candidatus Zixiibacteriota bacterium, one genomic interval encodes:
- a CDS encoding PKD domain-containing protein: MKTANPPLWTTLLIVVVMCTAVNAQETCGPFTFTPTAESGVFVGQATIGGVPADAADCIAAFDADGNCAGATSIVINGGLAYINLPIYGDDLLTGGVDEGMNAGENFTFALYDASADAVLPMNPDTAFGCWVNTNGTPLPGPCGDFNLVHDFGGGGGEPCDPPAICLDHVDGLNPDGTLPAGGSATFHLRVKGDADTHGGVANGFRVFSPDGACWGTTVGDTTGTLGKAQFDGGFFINPFSITGCDADTLGFAGFRFFSTGLTPFFDDIAYTIDIGPIDAGANGKNICLDSAFYPPSGVWKWAGPDVFPNWDGPHCFTILGDCEAPAITCPSVPFGVDACAGDEVCVPLEITGATSVTVEGATWSGGQLCFTPSASGPLNFHVVASNDCGEAICDVTVNVTLTDPPAITCPSVPFDVTACAGDQVCIPLDIAGADDVSVNGATWANGQLCFTAGASGPMSFTVVATNQCGQDECDVTVNVTITDPPAITCPSVPFDVTACAGDEVCVPLEITGATSVTVEGASWADGQLCFTADQSGPHNFTVIADNECTDDRCDFTVNVTITDPPVITCPSAPIDVSVCLGTEACVPLEIVGATNVTVEGATWANGQLCFTAEATGPMMFHVVATNDCGEATCDVEVIVSAGAGPTIDCPQAIIDVSVCAGDQACISLPIDNATNVSVEGATWADNQLCFTPNATGTFQFDITATNDCGEETCHVTVRVVVIDRPVIDCPTAAWDVTACAGDEVCIPLEITGGAEVSVEGGTWSNGQLCYIAEVAGPDQIHIIASNVCGEVFCDVTVNVTIVDPPTITCPDGPIDVSACLGTEVCVPLEIVGATNVTVEGATWANGQLCFMADATGPMAFHVVATNDCGEATCDVTVNVAAGGAPTIACPDVPVDAYGCAGDQVCISLAIDNATNVVVDGGATWADGQLCFTANATGTLQFDVTATNDCGEATCHVMVNLEVTPLPVIDCPSGPFDHVVCAGDQICVPLEIGGATSVTVEGATWADGQLCFTAEATGSHVFHVVATSDCGETTCDVTVTVRVTDPPMIECPEPMDIVLCGPEQVCFDLAIANATTVEVDGGTWNNGVLCFDAEVDGSYTLVVTAGNECGTVTCAVVVEIIFLEAPIACFDSNPTGVPMQIAFSNCSVGAEPLMFHWDFGDGGASEEAEPMHNYAEPGEYVVTLSVTDDCGRTSTVTHTVSVGGVTPTDRWISIYCPEPMLDGFPLNPGDVIRAYDPDGVLCGIGSVAGDGSYGLLVIYADDIFTAEVDEGADPGDEISLTVNGDEVFVDPPLIWNENGDVVLLCEFSTETCLQFDLDAGWHLISWNVAYSDDVANLIAGFESSVDVILSFDRGGLTYVPSLAPYSNLQQVDYHFGYWFRLNSPVFFEICGGQIPAGDAISIYGGWNLVSYWPEEILPVEDALSSILANLIVAYGWDGEAQVYIPGKLYVSNLIEMAPQFGYWIKSTTADMLTYNGSDPIAVGGNDHNATGQSNVGLSNEWMSVYGSSLQVDNRQLAAGATIELVTTDGAACGVGVYDGSKLMLTPVYGSVSIDEATENLPEKGDKLSVLVNGDRVYPDLEYQGHGAIVQLGRLTGNADGSPEALPDDYSLSQNYPNPFNPSTTIRFNLPVSEHVELVVYNLVGQRVATLVDGALIDGWHEVEWNGADDSGTRVASGVYLYRLNSANFSQTKKMTLMK; encoded by the coding sequence ATGAAAACTGCTAACCCGCCACTCTGGACAACTCTGCTAATCGTGGTGGTGATGTGTACGGCGGTAAACGCGCAGGAAACCTGCGGACCGTTCACCTTCACACCTACAGCCGAGTCCGGCGTGTTTGTCGGACAGGCTACTATAGGCGGCGTACCGGCCGATGCGGCCGATTGCATCGCTGCCTTCGATGCCGACGGCAATTGTGCCGGAGCCACAAGTATCGTCATTAACGGCGGACTGGCCTACATCAACCTTCCAATCTACGGCGATGATCTGCTGACCGGAGGTGTGGATGAAGGCATGAACGCGGGGGAGAATTTTACTTTTGCCCTGTATGATGCCTCGGCCGACGCAGTCTTGCCGATGAATCCGGACACGGCCTTCGGCTGTTGGGTCAACACCAATGGTACGCCGTTGCCCGGTCCGTGCGGTGACTTCAATCTGGTACATGATTTCGGCGGCGGCGGCGGTGAGCCATGTGATCCCCCGGCTATCTGCCTCGATCATGTCGATGGTTTGAATCCCGACGGGACGCTTCCTGCCGGTGGAAGCGCGACCTTTCATCTGCGGGTGAAGGGTGATGCCGATACGCACGGCGGTGTAGCCAATGGTTTCCGAGTGTTTTCACCTGATGGCGCTTGCTGGGGCACAACTGTAGGCGACACTACCGGCACCCTCGGCAAGGCCCAATTCGACGGCGGGTTCTTCATCAACCCGTTTTCCATCACCGGCTGCGACGCCGATACCCTCGGTTTCGCTGGCTTCCGATTCTTCTCGACCGGTCTTACGCCTTTCTTCGACGACATTGCCTACACCATAGACATCGGTCCCATCGACGCCGGCGCCAATGGCAAGAACATCTGTCTCGACTCTGCTTTCTATCCGCCCTCGGGCGTCTGGAAGTGGGCTGGTCCGGATGTATTCCCCAATTGGGACGGCCCCCACTGTTTCACAATCTTAGGCGATTGTGAAGCTCCCGCGATTACGTGCCCCAGTGTCCCCTTTGGTGTGGATGCCTGTGCCGGTGACGAAGTGTGCGTGCCTTTGGAAATAACCGGCGCTACCAGTGTTACTGTCGAAGGAGCGACATGGTCGGGCGGTCAGCTTTGCTTCACGCCAAGTGCGTCGGGTCCGCTCAACTTCCACGTTGTCGCCTCTAACGATTGCGGTGAGGCAATCTGCGATGTAACGGTAAATGTCACTCTCACCGACCCGCCGGCGATAACGTGCCCCAGCGTACCGTTCGACGTTACGGCCTGTGCCGGTGATCAAGTCTGTATTCCTCTTGACATCGCAGGCGCGGATGATGTTTCTGTCAACGGCGCCACCTGGGCGAACGGACAGCTGTGTTTCACTGCTGGGGCGTCTGGTCCGATGTCCTTTACAGTAGTGGCCACTAACCAGTGCGGACAGGACGAATGCGACGTTACGGTCAACGTAACCATCACCGACCCGCCCGCGATCACCTGCCCCAGCGTACCGTTCGACGTTACGGCTTGCGCCGGTGACGAAGTTTGCGTGCCGTTGGAAATCACCGGTGCTACCAGCGTTACTGTCGAGGGTGCAAGCTGGGCCGATGGACAACTCTGCTTCACCGCGGATCAGTCCGGACCTCATAACTTCACAGTGATTGCCGACAACGAATGCACCGATGATCGTTGCGACTTTACAGTAAATGTAACGATTACTGACCCGCCTGTGATTACATGTCCCAGTGCGCCGATCGATGTCAGTGTCTGTCTGGGCACGGAGGCTTGCGTACCGCTGGAGATAGTTGGAGCTACCAATGTCACAGTCGAGGGTGCGACATGGGCCAATGGACAATTGTGTTTTACAGCCGAAGCTACCGGTCCCATGATGTTCCACGTTGTAGCCACCAACGACTGTGGCGAAGCGACCTGTGATGTCGAGGTCATTGTCTCAGCGGGAGCTGGGCCGACTATCGACTGTCCGCAGGCCATTATCGACGTGTCGGTTTGTGCGGGAGATCAGGCTTGCATATCACTTCCTATCGACAATGCTACCAATGTGTCGGTTGAAGGTGCGACATGGGCCGACAACCAGCTATGCTTCACTCCCAACGCTACCGGTACGTTCCAGTTTGATATTACCGCGACGAACGATTGCGGCGAAGAGACTTGTCATGTCACTGTGCGAGTTGTGGTGATTGACCGGCCCGTGATCGATTGTCCTACTGCCGCCTGGGACGTGACCGCCTGTGCCGGTGACGAAGTCTGTATTCCTCTTGAAATCACCGGCGGCGCCGAAGTCTCGGTCGAAGGAGGTACCTGGTCGAACGGTCAACTCTGTTATATTGCTGAGGTCGCCGGGCCTGACCAGATCCATATCATAGCGTCCAACGTGTGCGGCGAAGTGTTCTGCGATGTAACCGTCAACGTGACAATCGTTGACCCACCTACTATCACGTGTCCCGATGGACCTATTGATGTATCAGCTTGCCTCGGTACCGAGGTCTGCGTCCCGCTGGAGATAGTGGGAGCTACCAACGTCACAGTCGAAGGCGCCACCTGGGCCAATGGTCAGTTGTGTTTCATGGCTGACGCGACCGGTCCTATGGCCTTCCACGTTGTAGCCACCAACGATTGTGGTGAGGCAACGTGCGATGTAACAGTTAATGTCGCAGCCGGTGGCGCACCCACCATTGCCTGTCCGGACGTCCCGGTTGATGCTTACGGTTGCGCTGGAGATCAGGTCTGCATTTCTTTGGCTATCGATAACGCCACCAATGTCGTGGTTGATGGCGGAGCCACCTGGGCAGACGGCCAGTTGTGTTTCACGGCGAACGCGACCGGTACTCTTCAATTCGATGTTACGGCCACCAACGACTGTGGCGAGGCCACTTGTCACGTAATGGTTAATCTCGAAGTGACTCCCTTGCCGGTGATCGACTGTCCGTCCGGTCCCTTTGACCATGTTGTATGTGCCGGAGACCAGATTTGTGTGCCACTGGAAATCGGAGGCGCCACCAGCGTTACGGTCGAAGGCGCCACCTGGGCCGACGGTCAGTTGTGTTTCACGGCTGAAGCAACAGGCTCGCACGTCTTCCACGTTGTTGCTACCAGTGACTGCGGTGAGACAACGTGTGATGTCACGGTTACAGTAAGGGTTACTGATCCGCCGATGATAGAGTGTCCGGAGCCGATGGATATCGTTCTCTGTGGCCCGGAGCAAGTCTGCTTCGACCTGGCCATCGCCAACGCCACGACCGTCGAGGTTGACGGCGGGACATGGAACAACGGCGTGCTCTGCTTTGACGCTGAGGTTGATGGTTCGTACACCCTCGTGGTGACGGCCGGCAACGAATGCGGCACCGTCACCTGCGCGGTTGTTGTTGAGATTATCTTCCTCGAAGCGCCGATTGCCTGTTTCGACTCCAACCCTACCGGTGTACCAATGCAAATCGCGTTTTCGAATTGCTCCGTTGGTGCCGAACCCTTGATGTTCCATTGGGACTTCGGAGACGGTGGCGCCAGTGAGGAAGCCGAACCGATGCACAACTACGCCGAACCGGGTGAGTACGTGGTGACACTGAGTGTTACCGACGATTGCGGTCGCACAAGCACAGTTACGCACACCGTCAGTGTCGGCGGCGTGACCCCGACCGACCGCTGGATCAGTATATATTGTCCGGAACCGATGCTTGACGGCTTCCCGCTCAATCCAGGCGATGTCATTCGTGCTTATGATCCGGATGGTGTTCTGTGTGGTATCGGATCGGTCGCCGGAGACGGCTCCTACGGATTGCTGGTCATATACGCCGATGACATTTTCACGGCCGAAGTGGATGAAGGCGCCGACCCCGGTGACGAGATTTCTCTCACTGTCAATGGTGATGAGGTCTTCGTTGATCCGCCGCTGATCTGGAATGAGAACGGCGACGTCGTGCTACTGTGTGAGTTCAGCACCGAAACCTGTTTGCAGTTCGATCTGGATGCCGGGTGGCATCTGATATCGTGGAATGTAGCTTACAGCGACGATGTCGCTAACCTGATTGCCGGTTTTGAAAGCTCGGTCGATGTCATCCTCTCGTTTGACCGAGGCGGTCTGACTTATGTTCCCAGCCTGGCGCCGTACTCAAACCTGCAGCAGGTCGACTACCACTTCGGATACTGGTTCCGTTTGAACAGCCCGGTCTTTTTCGAGATCTGTGGCGGCCAGATCCCGGCGGGTGATGCCATCTCGATTTACGGCGGCTGGAATCTGGTCAGTTATTGGCCGGAGGAAATCCTGCCGGTAGAAGATGCGCTAAGTTCGATACTGGCAAACTTAATCGTTGCCTATGGCTGGGACGGCGAGGCTCAGGTCTACATCCCCGGCAAGTTGTATGTCAGCAACTTGATCGAGATGGCGCCCCAGTTTGGTTACTGGATCAAGTCGACGACGGCCGACATGTTGACATATAACGGCTCCGACCCGATCGCAGTTGGCGGCAACGATCATAACGCCACGGGCCAGAGCAATGTTGGATTGTCTAACGAATGGATGTCTGTCTACGGTAGTTCACTTCAGGTTGACAACCGCCAGTTAGCTGCGGGCGCGACCATTGAGTTGGTTACCACTGACGGTGCCGCCTGCGGCGTCGGAGTCTATGATGGCTCCAAGCTCATGCTCACCCCGGTTTACGGATCGGTATCGATTGACGAAGCTACCGAGAATCTCCCCGAGAAAGGGGACAAACTGTCGGTGCTGGTCAACGGCGACCGCGTGTATCCGGACCTTGAGTACCAGGGCCACGGTGCTATCGTGCAACTGGGACGCTTGACCGGCAATGCCGACGGCTCTCCGGAGGCGCTGCCTGATGATTACAGTCTGTCCCAGAACTATCCGAACCCGTTCAACCCGTCGACTACGATCAGATTCAATCTGCCGGTCAGCGAGCATGTCGAACTGGTCGTCTACAATCTGGTAGGTCAGAGAGTAGCCACGCTGGTCGACGGCGCTCTGATAGACGGTTGGCACGAGGTTGAGTGGAACGGCGCCGATGACTCAGGCACGCGAGTAGCTTCGGGTGTCTATCTGTACCGCCTCAACTCAGCCAATTTCTCGCAAACGAAAAAGATGACGCTGATGAAGTAA
- a CDS encoding T9SS type A sorting domain-containing protein codes for MRIRCIVFVTLLFMGAYGLVGAQSISLDHTDGLADATHMNTGVPVIFYLRLTGDADAHGGVANGFKVYSPDGATWTTSVGDTTGTLGKTQFDGGFFINPFSITGSNADTLGFAGFRFFGAGLPIGFDDVAYTIEIGPIPAGDAGKQICLDSAFYPPSGVWKWAGVDVFPDWDGPHCFTVGAAAECVVDVTFPNGGETVTVGDGMNITWTTADCLDCDFVDISYSVDGGGFTTIVSGTPNDGSHGWTAPDEQSSNVVVKVCCQASGHCAESGPFTIEAIPCTIVVTSPSNGDTWTHGDLVSIQWTSDCPCDMNIQISVDGGTSWGYLAGPMANSGQFDWTVTDAYESNTVKVRVLCTDASASGASDGLFSIVAPPPTNIVLSIPVMTGDNCDSVCIPITADAFTGVAGVELHLNYDPACMTCIGIDPGVLAGATVNCDAGGAHIIWEDFANPLTLPDGATIASVCFTGLSEAVCAVGFDETCELVDEVGDPLVASYNDGSLNCEPPPPSDIMLTLPNMTADNCDSACIPITVESFEGVAGVELHLNYDASCMLCADIDVGYLAGATVNCEEGAVHIIWEDFANPLSLPDGETLASVCFTGLSEAACSVGFDATSELVDELGDPLAASYNDGSLNCEPPPPSDIMLTLPNMTADNCDSACIPITVESFAGVAGVELHLNYDASCMLCADIDVGYLAGATVNCEEGAVHIIWEDFANPLSLPDGETLASVCFTGLSEAACPVGFDATSELVDELGDPLAASYNDGSLNCTPVPECVTTVVNPNGGEVLTVGETVQIQWTYTDGPPGAACECDAFIEFTTDGGTTWITIDPGAPGGTYDWVVPDRPSATCLIRVCCNGPQWICDVSDNFFTIQGPPPSDIVLTLPEMVADNCDYACIPVTVEGFNGVAGVELHFDYDAGCMTCSDFDLGYLTGATVNCEEGAVHIIWEDFANPLTLPDGETLVSICFDALSESACPIGFTATSELVDELGDPLAASYNDGSLSCTPGAPCVATVISPNGGETWTVGDVVEINWTLVDATPADSFDCPATIDISFDGGATWTNIATNQVGSSFNWTVTDNPSTNCLIRGCCCAPDAECDVSDAPFTIQAPQGGCVPPAICLDHVDGLDAANKLIAGGSARFHLRVKGDADEHGGVANGFRVFSPDGATWSLTIGDTTGTLGKTQFDGGFFINDFSITGMDADTIGFGGFRFFSTGLPPLFNDIAYTLVIGPIGAGDAGKNICLDSAFYPPSGVWKWAGIDIFPNWDGPHCYEISGEQQPCTLAVTSPIAGDSLEIGSTWPITWETDCDCSYTIEVSTDGGANWNAVASGVPGSPFNWTVPNSPTEFALVRVCCDDGSTCDASGRFTIYETPPPPRIVLTVPDVVVDGCGNGCVPILVQSFNAVAGVELHLTFDDACMDCDVIDPGYLVGATTNCLPGELHIIWEDFANPLTLPDGEALLNLCFTNLSEAPCPIAFEATSELVDDLGDPLDVIYFDGSLAGAGCGDCVSPFSFTPTAQSGVFRGQATIEGIPAEAGDYVAAFDEDGNCAGAVEVTINAGLAYIILPIYGDDDLTPGVDEGMNAGENFTLKIYDCSADAIIDYCGFFDCWLNTNGTPIPGPCGDVANVYDFQTTFSDAIQLRSGWNLISFDILFGADDPASVFASLGGCLVYVTDFDGGSHYYDPNGPPFLNTLHQIRPGYGYWVKVCDDILLAVDGICTYPCNFKLDLDNGWNLIAYWPQATVTPAAAFADLINAGALVYVTGFDGGSQYFDPNGPPFLNTLTQIRNGFGYWVKVNAAWPGFQYEECDVAGVSERPTVSDLSLNEDRSGQLGPFAFTPTNLSAALSGSVTVNDHAAEEGDLIAAFDEAGNCVGAARLFRHNDAAYFSMPIYGDDQTTPSLDEGMNSDESYHLMLLDASTGEIVEHGVELTGWVNTNGAPLQEPVVFNFASSARLVGEIPDEYTLSQNYPNPFNPATTIRFGLPVPSQVELSVYNIVGQKVATLVTGAYQAGLHEVQWRGVDQSGVPVASGVYFYRLTTDAYNETKKMLLLK; via the coding sequence ATGAGGATTCGCTGTATCGTCTTTGTGACACTGTTGTTTATGGGAGCGTATGGTCTGGTTGGCGCCCAATCGATTTCGTTGGACCACACCGACGGTTTGGCCGACGCCACGCACATGAACACCGGTGTACCGGTGATATTCTATCTCAGGCTTACCGGCGATGCCGATGCTCACGGCGGTGTGGCCAACGGTTTCAAAGTATATTCTCCCGATGGTGCCACCTGGACAACCTCCGTTGGTGATACTACCGGCACACTGGGTAAGACTCAGTTCGACGGTGGTTTTTTCATAAATCCATTCTCGATCACCGGCTCAAACGCAGACACGCTCGGTTTTGCCGGATTCAGGTTTTTCGGCGCCGGTCTTCCGATCGGCTTTGATGATGTGGCCTACACGATTGAGATAGGTCCCATTCCGGCCGGAGACGCCGGCAAACAGATATGTCTCGATTCGGCTTTCTACCCGCCATCCGGCGTGTGGAAATGGGCCGGGGTAGATGTGTTCCCGGATTGGGATGGTCCTCACTGCTTTACTGTCGGCGCGGCTGCCGAGTGCGTGGTCGATGTTACCTTTCCCAATGGAGGGGAGACGGTGACGGTCGGTGATGGCATGAACATCACCTGGACCACTGCCGACTGTCTCGATTGTGATTTCGTAGACATTTCTTATTCGGTCGATGGTGGCGGTTTTACTACCATTGTGAGTGGAACTCCAAATGATGGTAGCCACGGCTGGACAGCCCCGGATGAACAGTCTTCGAATGTTGTTGTAAAAGTGTGCTGTCAAGCATCCGGTCATTGTGCTGAGAGCGGACCATTTACAATTGAGGCCATACCGTGCACAATCGTCGTAACGTCTCCGTCCAACGGCGACACCTGGACGCACGGTGATTTGGTCAGCATTCAGTGGACCTCCGACTGTCCCTGTGACATGAACATTCAAATCTCCGTCGATGGCGGAACCAGTTGGGGATACCTTGCCGGTCCGATGGCCAACAGCGGCCAGTTTGATTGGACGGTTACCGACGCTTATGAATCCAACACTGTCAAGGTACGCGTCCTTTGCACGGATGCTTCTGCGTCGGGCGCCAGTGACGGCTTGTTCAGCATAGTTGCCCCTCCGCCTACGAATATCGTACTCTCCATACCCGTCATGACCGGCGACAACTGCGACTCGGTATGCATACCGATCACGGCTGACGCTTTCACAGGTGTGGCCGGTGTCGAATTGCATCTGAACTACGACCCCGCCTGCATGACTTGCATCGGAATTGATCCCGGCGTACTCGCAGGCGCTACGGTCAACTGCGATGCCGGCGGAGCACATATAATCTGGGAAGATTTCGCCAACCCGCTCACATTACCCGATGGTGCGACCATTGCCTCGGTATGTTTTACCGGACTTTCCGAAGCGGTGTGTGCAGTGGGTTTTGATGAAACCTGCGAGTTGGTTGATGAAGTCGGCGATCCGCTGGTCGCGAGTTACAACGATGGTTCGCTGAACTGTGAGCCACCTCCGCCCAGCGATATCATGCTGACGCTGCCGAACATGACCGCCGACAACTGCGATTCTGCCTGCATACCGATCACCGTTGAATCGTTCGAGGGCGTGGCCGGTGTCGAATTGCATCTTAACTACGATGCATCGTGCATGCTGTGCGCCGACATTGATGTTGGCTATCTGGCCGGTGCGACGGTCAATTGTGAGGAAGGCGCAGTTCATATAATATGGGAAGATTTCGCCAACCCGCTGAGCCTTCCCGATGGCGAGACGCTGGCTTCGGTCTGCTTCACCGGACTCTCTGAGGCTGCTTGTTCCGTTGGCTTTGATGCCACCAGTGAGTTGGTAGATGAATTGGGTGATCCGCTGGCCGCGAGTTACAACGATGGTTCGCTGAACTGTGAGCCACCTCCGCCCAGCGATATCATGCTGACGCTGCCGAACATGACAGCCGACAACTGCGATTCTGCTTGCATACCGATCACCGTGGAATCGTTCGCCGGTGTGGCCGGTGTCGAATTGCATCTTAACTACGATGCATCGTGCATGCTGTGCGCCGACATTGATGTTGGCTATCTGGCCGGTGCGACGGTCAATTGTGAGGAAGGCGCAGTTCATATTATATGGGAAGATTTCGCCAACCCGCTGAGCCTTCCCGATGGCGAGACGCTGGCTTCGGTCTGCTTCACTGGACTCTCTGAGGCTGCTTGTCCCGTTGGCTTTGATGCCACCAGTGAGTTGGTTGATGAGCTGGGTGATCCGCTGGCCGCGAGTTACAATGATGGTTCGCTGAACTGCACACCGGTGCCTGAGTGTGTCACGACCGTGGTTAACCCCAATGGGGGAGAGGTCTTGACCGTTGGCGAAACGGTGCAGATACAGTGGACGTACACCGACGGTCCCCCCGGGGCGGCCTGCGAGTGTGATGCCTTTATCGAATTCACTACCGATGGCGGCACCACCTGGATTACTATCGATCCGGGTGCACCCGGCGGCACCTATGACTGGGTGGTTCCGGATCGCCCATCGGCGACCTGTTTGATCCGGGTGTGCTGCAATGGGCCGCAGTGGATCTGTGATGTGAGTGACAACTTCTTCACTATCCAGGGCCCACCACCGAGCGACATTGTGTTGACCCTTCCTGAGATGGTTGCGGACAATTGCGACTATGCCTGTATTCCTGTCACGGTTGAGGGTTTCAACGGTGTGGCAGGTGTTGAGTTGCATTTCGATTATGATGCCGGCTGCATGACCTGTTCGGATTTCGACTTAGGCTACCTGACCGGTGCGACGGTCAATTGTGAAGAAGGCGCTGTGCACATTATATGGGAAGACTTTGCCAACCCGCTGACCCTGCCGGATGGCGAGACTCTGGTTTCGATCTGCTTTGACGCACTGTCGGAGTCAGCCTGTCCGATTGGTTTCACTGCCACCAGTGAATTAGTCGATGAACTGGGTGATCCGCTGGCTGCGAGCTACAACGATGGTTCGTTGTCCTGCACTCCAGGAGCACCTTGTGTTGCTACCGTCATCTCACCTAATGGTGGCGAGACATGGACGGTCGGCGATGTTGTCGAAATCAATTGGACACTCGTCGACGCTACTCCTGCCGACAGCTTCGACTGCCCGGCTACTATCGACATCTCCTTTGATGGTGGTGCCACCTGGACGAACATTGCCACCAACCAGGTGGGTAGTAGTTTCAACTGGACCGTCACCGATAATCCGTCCACAAATTGCCTGATTCGAGGTTGCTGTTGCGCCCCGGATGCTGAATGCGATGTCAGCGACGCGCCTTTCACTATTCAGGCCCCGCAGGGTGGGTGCGTTCCACCTGCCATCTGTCTCGATCATGTCGATGGCCTCGATGCCGCCAACAAACTGATAGCCGGTGGCTCGGCCAGGTTCCATCTGCGCGTCAAAGGTGATGCCGACGAGCATGGCGGCGTAGCCAACGGCTTCCGCGTGTTCTCGCCCGATGGCGCTACTTGGAGTCTTACGATTGGTGACACTACCGGGACGTTGGGCAAGACCCAGTTCGACGGTGGCTTCTTCATCAATGACTTCAGCATTACCGGGATGGACGCCGACACGATCGGTTTTGGTGGTTTCCGGTTCTTCTCAACCGGCCTGCCGCCGCTGTTTAACGACATAGCCTACACCTTGGTCATCGGTCCGATTGGCGCCGGTGACGCGGGCAAGAACATCTGTCTGGACTCAGCTTTCTATCCGCCGTCGGGCGTGTGGAAGTGGGCCGGTATTGATATCTTCCCGAACTGGGACGGCCCGCACTGCTATGAGATTTCCGGTGAGCAACAACCTTGCACACTTGCGGTAACTTCACCGATTGCCGGTGATTCTCTGGAGATAGGCAGCACCTGGCCCATTACCTGGGAGACAGACTGCGATTGCTCGTACACCATCGAAGTCTCCACCGATGGTGGCGCCAACTGGAATGCGGTTGCTTCCGGAGTCCCTGGAAGTCCGTTCAACTGGACAGTACCGAATTCGCCGACCGAATTCGCTTTGGTACGTGTCTGCTGCGACGATGGATCAACCTGTGATGCCAGTGGTCGCTTCACCATTTACGAAACACCTCCACCGCCAAGGATCGTTCTTACCGTACCCGACGTGGTGGTAGATGGATGCGGCAACGGTTGTGTCCCGATCTTGGTGCAGTCGTTCAACGCAGTCGCCGGAGTCGAATTGCATCTTACATTCGATGATGCGTGCATGGACTGCGACGTGATTGACCCGGGGTATCTCGTGGGTGCGACCACCAACTGTTTGCCCGGTGAACTGCACATTATATGGGAGGATTTTGCTAACCCGTTGACCCTTCCGGACGGCGAGGCCCTGCTTAACCTCTGCTTCACCAACCTCAGCGAAGCCCCCTGCCCGATTGCATTCGAGGCGACCAGTGAACTGGTTGACGACCTCGGCGATCCGCTGGACGTGATCTACTTTGACGGTTCTCTCGCGGGTGCGGGCTGTGGTGACTGTGTTTCACCGTTCAGTTTTACGCCGACTGCACAGTCCGGTGTCTTCCGTGGCCAGGCTACAATTGAAGGAATACCAGCCGAAGCCGGCGACTATGTAGCTGCTTTCGACGAGGACGGCAACTGTGCCGGTGCGGTGGAAGTGACCATCAATGCCGGTTTGGCTTATATCATCCTGCCGATTTACGGTGATGACGATCTGACGCCGGGTGTCGATGAGGGGATGAACGCCGGTGAAAACTTCACGCTGAAAATATACGATTGTTCCGCCGACGCCATCATCGATTACTGTGGATTCTTTGATTGTTGGCTTAACACCAACGGTACACCGATACCGGGTCCGTGCGGCGATGTCGCCAATGTTTATGACTTCCAGACGACTTTCTCGGATGCCATCCAACTCAGGTCCGGATGGAACCTCATATCATTTGACATACTGTTCGGTGCCGATGATCCAGCCTCGGTGTTTGCATCGCTGGGTGGCTGTCTGGTCTACGTCACTGATTTTGACGGCGGTTCACATTACTACGATCCCAACGGCCCGCCTTTCCTGAATACCCTGCACCAGATTCGTCCGGGGTATGGTTACTGGGTGAAGGTTTGTGACGACATCCTGCTGGCCGTGGATGGCATTTGTACGTATCCGTGTAATTTCAAGCTCGATCTGGACAACGGTTGGAACCTGATTGCCTATTGGCCGCAGGCTACGGTCACGCCGGCAGCCGCCTTTGCCGACCTGATCAATGCCGGTGCTCTGGTTTACGTCACAGGTTTCGACGGTGGTTCACAGTACTTCGATCCCAACGGCCCACCCTTCCTGAACACTCTGACTCAGATCAGGAACGGCTTCGGCTATTGGGTCAAGGTCAACGCTGCCTGGCCAGGCTTCCAGTATGAAGAGTGCGATGTTGCCGGTGTCAGTGAACGACCCACGGTATCGGATCTCTCGCTAAACGAGGATCGATCCGGCCAGCTGGGACCGTTCGCATTCACACCCACCAACCTGTCGGCGGCATTGTCCGGCAGTGTAACCGTTAACGATCACGCAGCCGAGGAAGGCGATTTGATAGCCGCCTTCGACGAGGCAGGCAATTGTGTGGGTGCGGCGCGCTTGTTCCGTCACAATGATGCGGCTTATTTCTCCATGCCGATCTATGGTGATGACCAGACAACGCCGAGCCTCGATGAAGGCATGAACTCAGATGAGAGTTATCACCTCATGCTGCTGGATGCGTCCACTGGTGAGATTGTCGAACATGGCGTCGAACTAACTGGATGGGTGAACACCAACGGTGCACCTCTTCAAGAGCCGGTGGTGTTTAACTTCGCATCCAGCGCCCGTTTGGTTGGTGAGATACCCGACGAATATACATTGTCGCAGAACTATCCAAACCCGTTCAACCCGGCCACGACCATCCGGTTCGGTTTGCCGGTGCCGTCACAGGTGGAACTGTCGGTCTACAACATTGTAGGTCAAAAGGTCGCCACGTTGGTGACTGGTGCCTACCAGGCCGGGCTGCACGAAGTCCAGTGGCGTGGTGTCGATCAATCCGGGGTGCCGGTCGCTTCGGGTGTATACTTCTACCGTTTAACGACGGATGCATACAACGAAACCAAGAAGATGCTCCTGCTGAAATAG